The genomic DNA TTCCCCTCCGGTGCTCCGGTCCCGGGCCTGGACTGACCGGTCACGCCAGCTGCCGCCGCACCAGCTCGTGCAGCCGCCCGCCCGTGTCCGCGAGCAGCTGCGCGGGCGGCCCCTGCTGGGCGACCCGGCCGTCCTCCATCACGATCACGCGGTCCGCGTCCATCACCGTGGACAGCCGGTGGGCGATCACGACACGGGTGGCGTTGAGGGCCTTCGTGCTCTCGATGACCGTGCGCTGCGTCTCGTTGTCGAGGGCGCTGGTGGCCTCGTCGAAGAAGAGGATGCGCGGTCGGCGGATCAGCGCCTGGGCGATCATCAGCCGCTGCCGCTGGCCGCCGGAGATCGCCCCGCTGCCCTGGACGATGGTGTGCAGCCCCATCGGCATCCGCTTGATGTCCTCGGCGAGCCCCGCCATCTCGGCCGCCGCCATCGCCTCCTCGGGCGTGTACGGCTCGGTGCCGCAGATGCAGTCCAGGATCGACCCGGTGAAGGGCTGGGCGTGCTGCAGTACGACACCGCACTGCCGGCGTACGGCCGACTGGTCGAGGGCGCCCAGGTCCTGGCCGTCGTACAGGACACTTCCCGAGACCGGCTTGTCGAAGCCGATCAGCAGCCGCAGCAGCGTGGACTTGCCGCAGCCGCTCGGGCCGACGATCGCCACGAACTCGCCCGGCTTGATCTCGAAGGACACGTCGTCGAGGACGAGCGGACCGTCGTCCGCGTACCGGAAGGAGAGGCGCCGCGCCTCGATGCCGCCGGACAGGACGCCGGGGCGGGTGCTCGCCGTGCGCACCTCCGGAGTCGCGTCGAGCACCGGCTTGATCTCCTCGAACATCGGCAGCGCGGCCACCGCCGAGACGAAGGCGCCGGTCAGCTGGGTGACCGACGTCAGCAGCATGGTCACCGAGGTGTTGAAGGTGAGGAACGCGGCCGCCGACATCGCCCCCCGCGCCGGGCCCGCGAGCAGCATGAACATCAGCAGCGAGCAGAGCGGCAGATACACCGCGCCCAGCACCGTGGTGAGGTTCTTGATGCGGCCGACCTTCTGCTGGAGCTCACGGCTGCGCGCGAACTCGCCCGCCCAGGCGGCGTACGCGTAGTTCTCGGCCGCCGCGACCCGCAGCTTGGGCAGACCGCGCAGAGTCTGGAACGCCTGGTTGTTCAGCTTGTTGCTGAGCACGACGAGACGGCGCTGCCAGCGCACCTGCCACAGGCCGAGCCCCAGGAACACACCGGCGATGACGACCAGCATCCCGATCGCCGCCAGCGCCATCGGCGCGCTGTACCAGAACAACAGTCCCAGGTTCATCGCGCCGACGGTGACCGACTGGGCGACCGTGGGGCCGACGCCCGCCAGCAGCCGGCGTATCGAGCTGATACCCATCGCCGCGCTGGCCAGCTCGCCGGTGGAGCGGGAGGTGAAGAACTTCGTCGGGAGCCTGAGCAGCCGGTCCCAGACGGCCGGCTGGAGCGTCGCCTCGATCCGCCCCTCCATCCGCAGGAGGGTGAGGTTCTGGAGCAGCATGAACGCCGCCGACACGACGCTCGTGATCATGATGGCCAGACAGACCTGGACGATCAGACCGTGCTGGGCCTTCGGCACGTACTCGCCGAGCACCTTGCCGGTGGCGATCGGCACGAGGGCGCCGACCGCCACCGTCACCAGACCACTGGCCAGGAGATTGCGCAGATCGCCGCCGGTGCCCCGCATGCTGAACCGCATCAGCCGCAGCGGACCCAGACCCCGCTCGGGCAGCGGGCGGTAGAACATGACGGCACGCGGCTCGAACTCCTCCGCGTTGGCCTTCTCGATCGGCGTCTCGCGGCCGGACGAGGGCTGCACGGCGACGTATCCGCCGCGCCGCCACAGCAGCGCGACCGGCGCGCCGGACAGGGCCCGGTGGCCCACCAGCGGGCCCGTGTTGTCGCGCCACCAGCGGCCGTCGAGCCGTACGGCCCGGGTGCGGACACGCGAGGCGATCGCGACGCGCTCCACCGGGTCGAGCCGGTCGCTCTCGGTGCCGCTCTGCGCGGGCTCGGCGAGCGCGATCCCGGCCGCGCCGGCGACCAGCTTGCAGGCCGCGTACGTGGCATCGGCGTCGGCCGCGGTGGTGCGCTTCGCCGACGACTTCCCGATGGACGCCAGCAGCGTGCGGTCGGCCTGGACGCGCACGGCCTCGCCCGCCTTGATACCCGCCGCCGTACGGTGCTCGTGGCTGCGCTCCAACTGCTCGATCCACCGGTCGAGGGTGGCGAGCAGCCGGTACTGCTGGTCGACCATGCCCTGCCAGACGCCGGGATCCATCAGCAGGTCGGCCGCCGCCTCCTCGCCGTACAGCGAGCCGTACTGCACGCTACCCGGCGGGACCTGCATCCAGAAGACGTCGTCGTCGGTCGGCGCGGCGGCCCGCTCGGTGGCCATCGGCGCCTGGAAGAGGATGGAGAGGCCGCGGCCGACGCCCAGGGCGAGGGCGTACTCCAGCGGACTCGTGGTCGGCGGAACGTACTGGGCGTTGCCGTACTCGTCGTACGACCAGGTCTGGGTGCCCCCGGACTCGTACAGCTCGCGCAGCGAGATCCGGCGCATCACGCACTCCCGCAGCGGCCTGGCGACCAGGGTGTGCTGCGGTCCCGCGACCGGGCCGAGCAGCAGCGAGCCCGCTTCGAGACGGCCGAGGTGGTGCCACTGGCCCTGCTGGACGGCGTCCACCGCGAACAGGTCCATGGCGCCGGCCGCCACCAGCCACAGCACCTGCGGCCCTTCCAGATCGAGGCGGCCGAGCCCCGAGCAGTCGTACGGGGTGCCCATCGAACCCAGGGCACCGAGGACGAGGTCGCCCTCGTGAACCGCCGTCATCTCACCGCTCCCTGACCAGCTGGGCATACGCGCCGCCGGCCGTCACCAGGGCGTCGTGCCGCCCCCGTTCCACGATCGTGCCGTGCTGGAGCACCACGATCTCGTCGCTGTCGCGCACGGTGCTGAGCCGGTGCGCGATCACCACACAGGCACAGCCGCGCTTGCGCAGATTGTCGATGACCGTCTGCTCGGTCTCCGCGTCCAGCGCGCTCGTCACCTCGTCGAGGACCAGGATGCTGGGGTTGCGCACCAGCGCCCGCGCGATCTCCAGGCGCTGGCGCTGACCGCCGGAGAAGTTGCGCCCGTCCTGCTCGACCCGGCTGTGGATGCCGCCCGGGCGGCGCGTGACGACGTCGTACAGGTCCGCGTCCTGAAGCGCCGCGACCACCGCGTCGTCCGGGATCGACGGGTCCCACAGCGCCACGTTGTCGCGGACCGTCCCCTCGAAGAGGAACACGTCCTGGTCCACGAAGGAGACCGAAGCCGCGAGCGCCCCGCGCGGGATGTCCGCCAGCCGCTGCCCGTCGATGCGGATCACGCCCTCCCAGGGGGCGTAGAGACCCGATATCAGCCGGGAGACCGTGGACTTGCCGCTTCCGGAACCGCCCACCAGCGCCACCTGCTGTCCGGGGCCGACCGTCAGGCTGAACCCGCTCAGCAGCGGCTGGTCGAGCGGGCTGTAGCCGAACGTGATGTTCTCCAGTTCGACATGGCCCTGCAGCCGCCGGGTCGACTCGCCACCGCCGGGGCGGGCGTAGAGCGGGTCGGCCTGGAAGTTCTCGACGTCCTTGAGACGTGCCACGTCGGCCGCGAAGTCCTGGATGCGGCCCGCGACACCGTTGAGGCGGGTGATCGGCGCGGTGAAGCGGGTGACGAGGGCCTGGAACGCGACAAGGAGACCGACCGAGATGCCGCCCTCCACCGCGCGCAGGCCGCCGATCCAGAGAATCAGCGCGCTGTTGAGCGTCGCGAGCGTCGGCGCGACCACGCCCAGCCAGGCGCTCGGCACCCCGAGGCGCTGCTGCTCCTCCAGCGTGGTGGCGTGCTGCCCGGCCCACTTGCGGAAGTAGCCGTCCTCGCCGCCGGTCGCCTTCATCGTCTCGATCAGCTGGAGACCGGTGTAGGCCGTGTTGGTCAGCCGGGCGCTGTCGGCGCGCAGCTTCGCGGTACGCGTCGCCCGCAGCCGTATGACGACCCGCATGGCCACGACGTTGAGCAGTGCGACGCCGATGCCGACGGCCGTCAGCTGCGGGTCGTAGGTGTAGAGGAGGACCGCGTAGAGCACGACGACGATCGCGTCGACGCCGGCCGCCGCGAGGTCACGGGCCAGGGTCTCGGCGACCGCGTCGTTCGACTGGAGCCGCTGGACCAGGTCGGCCGGGCTGCGCTGGGAGAAGAAGGTGACCGGAAGCCGCAGCAGGTGCCGCAGGAAGCGGGCACTGGAGAGCGTGGAGGAGATGACGCGGCCGTGCAGCAGGTTCGCCTGTTGCAGCCAGGTCAGCGCGATCGTCAGCGCCACACAGGTGCCCATCGACGCGAACAGCACGCCGAGCAGCGAGGTCTGGCCGCCGATCAGGAACATGTCGATGTAGGTACGGCTCAGCGCGGGCATCGCCGCGCCCACCGCCACCAGCAGCAGGCTCGCGAGGACGGCGGCGGGCATGGTGCCCGAGGTGCCGCGCAGCCGGGCCGGCATGGCGCCCAGGACACCCGGCCTGCGGCCGCCCTTCTCGAAGTCGGGGCCCGGCTCCATGACCAGGACGACGCCGGTGAAGCTGGTGTCGAAGTCCTCCATGGGCACGAACCGGCGGCCCTTGCCGGGGTCGTTGATGTGCACGCCCCGCCGGCCGAAGCGGCGCCCCATGCCGTCGTACACGACGTAGTGGTTGAACTCCCAGAACAGGATCGCGGGCGCCTTCACCTCGGCGAGCGCGGCCGTGTCCATCTGCATGCCCTTGGCCGTCAGGCCGTAACTACGGGCCGCCTTGAGGAGGTTGCTGGCCCGCGAGCCGTCCCGGGAGACACCGCAGGCGATGCGCAGTTCCTCGAGGGGGATGTGCCGGCCGTAGTGGCCGAGCACCATGGCGAGGGAGGCGGCGCCGCACTCGACGGCCTCCATCTGGAGGACGGTGGGGGTGCGTACGGTCTTCTGCCGGCTCTTGGGGACCGTGCGCTTCGGCGGGGCGGCCCGCCGTCTGCCGCGCGCCGACGGCGGCAGGGTGTCCTGGGGAGCGGTCACGGGAGCAGCCAATCGACGGGACGCTGATCGGCCAGCCGGATCGAACCCGTGGCCAGGGTCATGGAAGCGAGGGTGTACGGCGGCCCGTCCGCTGAGGACCACTGGTAGCCGCTCTTCGTGCCGGACGACCGGTCGAGCCGGACCAGGACGGCCACCGGCCGGCCCTTCTTGGTGAACTGCTCGCCCAGCTGGCTGTCGCCGAGGAACGCGGCGATCTGCTGCCGGGTCTGGACGGTCCGGTCGACGGACTTCACATGGCCGTGCAGCACCCCGTACTGCTGGGTCGGCACCGACTGGACGGTCAGGTCCACCGCCGCGTTCGCCGGAATCGAGGAGGCGTTCTCGGCCGGGACGTACACCGTCGCGTACAGCGGGTCCGAGGCGTGGGCGACCTTCTCCACGGCGGCGACGTTCGCGCCGGTCTGGATGATCGCGCCGATCGTGGCGGCGAGCGCGGTGATCCGGCCCGCGGCGACGGTGCGCACCAGAGTGTCGCCGTCGTCCGTACGGACCTTGAGGACGGGCGAGTTCGCCGGCAGCCGCTCGCCCTCCTTGGCGAGGACCGCGGTCACCTGCCCCGCGACGGGGCTTTGCAGGACGTAACTGCCCTCGCCGTGCGTGAGGACGGCGGGTGCGCCGACCGTGGAGGCGACGGAGCCCGTCACGGCCCACACGGAGGCGGCCGCCATGACGACGACCGTCACGGACAGGACGAGCCAGCCCTGGGGGCGTGCGAAGCGCACCGGGAGGTCGAGCTCTTCGGGCGACTGCAGCTTGGCGAGGGCCTGTTGGCGGAACTGCACGGAACTTCCCTCACCTGTCGGAGAGATTTACGGCATCCGTGAGTCCCGGAACCGCCAAGGCGGTTCCCAAGGAAATACAGAGCATACGGTGGATCAGAAATCGCTGGATGCGATCAAGATCAGAGACCGGCGACCAGGTTGGTGACCGGGGCGGTGTTCAGGCCGGTCACACCCTCGACCGTGCCGACGGCCGTGCCGACGACGGCGGAGACCGGGGCAACGCCGTCGACCAGGCCGGTGACGGTGCCAACGGCGTTCAGGGACAGACCGCCCGAGACGGCGTCGAGGTCGGCGTCGGAGATCTCGGCGGTCACAACCTGGGGGGTGGAGTTCATGATGGAACTTCCCTTCGTATGGGTATTCGTAAGGGGGAGAGCGGCCCCCCTCTGGGGACAGACGGTCGGCCGCGACCGCGGGCGCCGGGCACCCGTTGCCGGGAACCCTGGGGCGGCCCCCGCGGTGCAATGGATCAAAGCACGGTGGCGTGGCGCGCATCCAATCAACCGGGCCTCTCACCTGCGCACTTGCACTCCGGGAGCGGTGATCCGTGCAGGCGTGCGCACGTCTCGGCGGCGACTTCTTCACATGCTGCGCGACATCGGCTCGTGCCTCCCCTTGCCGCCCCGACCCCGAATGGGACACTCCGGTCGCAATCGGTTGGACGTCGTGCGCAGGGCTGTGCAAATGCGCCGCCTGCCGTGACCCGCTTGCGCATTCGATGTGCAGATTCGCTGAAGCCGGGATTCCGCTCGGCGTCGGCAACTGACCGTCATCGCCCGATGGCGCTGCGTACTTCTCAGTCCAGAAGCGCGTACACCGTGCTCGCCCGGGCCGCGATCTCGTCGCGGCCCTCGGCGGTCATCGTGATGTCGGCGAAGGCCATCCGGCGGCCCAGGCGCGTGAGTACCGCCTCGACCAGCACATCGGCCTCCGTGACCGCGCGCTGGAAGCTGGTGGACTGCTGAACCGTCGTCATGGGGACGAAGCCGCCGCGCGCCGCCGACACCGCGATCACCGTCGCCGTGTCGGCGGCGGCCAGCAACGCCTGGCCCGACAACGCGCCGCCCTCCCGGGCGAGTCGCGCGGACCACGGCAGCCGGAGCACCACCCGGCGGTCGTCCACCTCCTCGACCGACAGGCCGAGATCGAGCACCCAGGGCGCGAAGTTGTCGGCGAGGATCTTTCCGGCTTGGGCAGGGGTCACCGTCATGGCGTGATGGTGCCCGCCGGCCCACACGGGCAGACGTGTATGCCGCGTATTCCACCCTTTCGCACGAGCCAATCTCGTGAATCGCAAAGGCAGTTGAACACCTCGCGTGGCACGTGCGTATCAACAGGCATCCAGGCGCCCCCCAGTTCAGCTGCCGGACGGCGGCAACGGACCCCGTCCCCAGGAGGTCAAGAGTTGAGTCACAAACGCATACCCAAGCGCAAGGCCGCGATCGCAGCGGGAAGCGTGGCGGCGCTCGGAGCGGCGGCACTTCTACTCCCCAATGCCAACGCTTCCCAGACGGACTCGGGGGACTCCACCCCGAGGACGTTCAAGTCGGCCGATGTCTCGGACCTCGCCTCACAGCTCGCCTCGCAGCTTGGTGACGCCTTCGCCGGTTCGTACTACAACGCCGACAAGCAGCAGCTCGTCATCAATGTCGTCGGCGACGACAGCAACGTGATCAACCAGATCAGAAAGGCCGGCGCGGTCCCCAACCAGGTGCAGAACAGCACCTCCACGCTCCAGGCCGCGGCCAAGACGCTCAAGACCGATGCCACCATCCCCGGCACGGCCTGGGCGGTCGACCCGAAGACGAACGAGATCCGGGTCACCGCCGACTCCACCGTCAAGGGCGCCAAGTGGGACACGCTGACGGCGACGGTCAAGAGCCTCGGCTCGGGCGTGGCGACCGTGAAGAAGTCCGCGGGCACGTTCAAGACGTTCGTATCGGGCGGCGACGCCATCTTCGGCGGCGGTGCGCGCTGTTCGCTGGGCTTCAACGTCACCGCGGGCGACGGCAG from Streptomyces avermitilis MA-4680 = NBRC 14893 includes the following:
- a CDS encoding HlyD family efflux transporter periplasmic adaptor subunit → MQFRQQALAKLQSPEELDLPVRFARPQGWLVLSVTVVVMAAASVWAVTGSVASTVGAPAVLTHGEGSYVLQSPVAGQVTAVLAKEGERLPANSPVLKVRTDDGDTLVRTVAAGRITALAATIGAIIQTGANVAAVEKVAHASDPLYATVYVPAENASSIPANAAVDLTVQSVPTQQYGVLHGHVKSVDRTVQTRQQIAAFLGDSQLGEQFTKKGRPVAVLVRLDRSSGTKSGYQWSSADGPPYTLASMTLATGSIRLADQRPVDWLLP
- a CDS encoding NHLP family bacteriocin export ABC transporter peptidase/permease/ATPase subunit — translated: MTAPQDTLPPSARGRRRAAPPKRTVPKSRQKTVRTPTVLQMEAVECGAASLAMVLGHYGRHIPLEELRIACGVSRDGSRASNLLKAARSYGLTAKGMQMDTAALAEVKAPAILFWEFNHYVVYDGMGRRFGRRGVHINDPGKGRRFVPMEDFDTSFTGVVLVMEPGPDFEKGGRRPGVLGAMPARLRGTSGTMPAAVLASLLLVAVGAAMPALSRTYIDMFLIGGQTSLLGVLFASMGTCVALTIALTWLQQANLLHGRVISSTLSSARFLRHLLRLPVTFFSQRSPADLVQRLQSNDAVAETLARDLAAAGVDAIVVVLYAVLLYTYDPQLTAVGIGVALLNVVAMRVVIRLRATRTAKLRADSARLTNTAYTGLQLIETMKATGGEDGYFRKWAGQHATTLEEQQRLGVPSAWLGVVAPTLATLNSALILWIGGLRAVEGGISVGLLVAFQALVTRFTAPITRLNGVAGRIQDFAADVARLKDVENFQADPLYARPGGGESTRRLQGHVELENITFGYSPLDQPLLSGFSLTVGPGQQVALVGGSGSGKSTVSRLISGLYAPWEGVIRIDGQRLADIPRGALAASVSFVDQDVFLFEGTVRDNVALWDPSIPDDAVVAALQDADLYDVVTRRPGGIHSRVEQDGRNFSGGQRQRLEIARALVRNPSILVLDEVTSALDAETEQTVIDNLRKRGCACVVIAHRLSTVRDSDEIVVLQHGTIVERGRHDALVTAGGAYAQLVRER
- a CDS encoding NHLP bacteriocin export ABC transporter permease/ATPase subunit, whose amino-acid sequence is MTAVHEGDLVLGALGSMGTPYDCSGLGRLDLEGPQVLWLVAAGAMDLFAVDAVQQGQWHHLGRLEAGSLLLGPVAGPQHTLVARPLRECVMRRISLRELYESGGTQTWSYDEYGNAQYVPPTTSPLEYALALGVGRGLSILFQAPMATERAAAPTDDDVFWMQVPPGSVQYGSLYGEEAAADLLMDPGVWQGMVDQQYRLLATLDRWIEQLERSHEHRTAAGIKAGEAVRVQADRTLLASIGKSSAKRTTAADADATYAACKLVAGAAGIALAEPAQSGTESDRLDPVERVAIASRVRTRAVRLDGRWWRDNTGPLVGHRALSGAPVALLWRRGGYVAVQPSSGRETPIEKANAEEFEPRAVMFYRPLPERGLGPLRLMRFSMRGTGGDLRNLLASGLVTVAVGALVPIATGKVLGEYVPKAQHGLIVQVCLAIMITSVVSAAFMLLQNLTLLRMEGRIEATLQPAVWDRLLRLPTKFFTSRSTGELASAAMGISSIRRLLAGVGPTVAQSVTVGAMNLGLLFWYSAPMALAAIGMLVVIAGVFLGLGLWQVRWQRRLVVLSNKLNNQAFQTLRGLPKLRVAAAENYAYAAWAGEFARSRELQQKVGRIKNLTTVLGAVYLPLCSLLMFMLLAGPARGAMSAAAFLTFNTSVTMLLTSVTQLTGAFVSAVAALPMFEEIKPVLDATPEVRTASTRPGVLSGGIEARRLSFRYADDGPLVLDDVSFEIKPGEFVAIVGPSGCGKSTLLRLLIGFDKPVSGSVLYDGQDLGALDQSAVRRQCGVVLQHAQPFTGSILDCICGTEPYTPEEAMAAAEMAGLAEDIKRMPMGLHTIVQGSGAISGGQRQRLMIAQALIRRPRILFFDEATSALDNETQRTVIESTKALNATRVVIAHRLSTVMDADRVIVMEDGRVAQQGPPAQLLADTGGRLHELVRRQLA
- a CDS encoding PaaI family thioesterase, whose amino-acid sequence is MTVTPAQAGKILADNFAPWVLDLGLSVEEVDDRRVVLRLPWSARLAREGGALSGQALLAAADTATVIAVSAARGGFVPMTTVQQSTSFQRAVTEADVLVEAVLTRLGRRMAFADITMTAEGRDEIAARASTVYALLD